One Gemmatimonadota bacterium genomic window, GCTCGAGTTCGTGCCTCTCGGCACGGCGGTCCACAACGTCGAGCTCAAGCCGGCCAAGGGCGGTCAGCTGGCGCGTTCGGCCGGGGCTTCGGTCCAGGTCGTGGCGAAGGAAGGAGGCTTTGTCACGCTGAGACTGCCTTCGACGGAAATGCGCCGGTTTCGCAAGGAGTGCATGGCTACCATCGGAGAGGTCGGCAACTCGGACCACGAGTTGACCGTGATCGGCAAGGCAGGTGCAAACCGTTGGCGGGGCAAGCGCCCGAAGGTACGCGGTGTCGCCATGAACCCGGTCGATCACCCTCTGGGTGGTGGTGAGGGCCGGGCATCGGGTGGACGTCCTCCGGTCTCGCCGTGGGGCAAGACCGAGGGCAAGAAGACACGCAACAAGAAAAAGGAATCCACCAAGTACATCGTGCGCGGCCGCAAGCGCGGCAAAGCCACGCAGTGACCAGGGGCTGACCAACTATGCCGCGTAGCCTAAAGAAGGGTCCGTTCATCAATGACAAGCTTCTTCTCAAGATCGAGATCATGAACTCTCGTAATGAGAAGAAGGTCATCAAGACATGGTCCCGTGCCTCGACGATCTCTCCGGATTTCGTGGGTCACACGGTGGCCGTACACAACGGCAACAAGTTCATCCCCGTGTACATCACGGAGAACATGGTCGGACACAAACTCGGTGAGTTCGCGCCAACCCGCCTATTCCGCGGGCACAGTGGCAGGCTGGCCGACAAACGGTCCGGACGGTAAGCCCAATGAAAGCTCGAGCAATCGCCCGGTACGTTCGCATGAGTCCCCGCAAGGTCCGGCTCGTCGTGGACCAGATCCGGGGTAAGTCGGTGAACGAGGCATACGCCATTCTTCAGTTCTCGAAGAAAGTCGCTGCCGAGCCTGTCGGTAAGACTCTTCGTTCGGCGGTAGCGAACGCACAGGACAGATCACAGGACGAAGGCGACCTCCTCGATGTGGACGACCTGGTCGTTCAGGAAGCCTTCGTAGACGAGGGCCCGACGCTCCGTCGCTGGCGCGCGCGCGCGCAGGGGCGAGCAGCGCCGATCCGTAAGCGCACGAGCCACATCACCGTGGTCGTCGACAAAAAGGACGCCTGAGGATATGGGACAAAAGACACACCCCCTCGGGTTCCGGCTCGGGATCGTCAAGGACTGGACGTCCCGCTGGTACGCCGAGCGCGATTTCCCGCGCCTCCTCAAGGAGGACGAGACGATCCGCAAGTACCTTCGTCGGCGCCTGGCTCATGCCGCGCTTGCGCTGGTTGAGATCGAGCGCAAGCCGAGCAAGATCGTCGTCACGCTGCACACCGCCCGTCCGGGTGTCGTGATCGGCAAGAGGGGCGCCGAGGTCGACAAGTTGCGCGACGAGCTCGCGATGCTCACCAACGCCGAGATCTCCGTGAACGTCGAGGAGATCAAGCAGCCGGAGGTGAGCGCGTATCTGGTAGCCGAGAACATCGCCCACCAGTTGCGTCAGCGCATCTCGTTCCGGCGCGCGATGAAGCGCGCGGTGCAGTCCGCGATCCGTGCCGGGGCCGAGGGCATCAAGATCCAGTGCGCAGGCCGTCTGGGTGGCGCCGAGATCGCAAGAACGGAGGGATACAACGAGGGCCGGGTGCCGCTGCATACGCTG contains:
- the rplV gene encoding 50S ribosomal protein L22: MKARAIARYVRMSPRKVRLVVDQIRGKSVNEAYAILQFSKKVAAEPVGKTLRSAVANAQDRSQDEGDLLDVDDLVVQEAFVDEGPTLRRWRARAQGRAAPIRKRTSHITVVVDKKDA
- the rpsC gene encoding 30S ribosomal protein S3 produces the protein MGQKTHPLGFRLGIVKDWTSRWYAERDFPRLLKEDETIRKYLRRRLAHAALALVEIERKPSKIVVTLHTARPGVVIGKRGAEVDKLRDELAMLTNAEISVNVEEIKQPEVSAYLVAENIAHQLRQRISFRRAMKRAVQSAIRAGAEGIKIQCAGRLGGAEIARTEGYNEGRVPLHTLRADIDYAQVPAFTTYGVIGVKCWIFKGEVVEERRGRTYSTGG
- the rplB gene encoding 50S ribosomal protein L2; its protein translation is MGIKKFKPVTPGQRTRSVLDNEVLTRKGPEKSLTESLSSSGGRNHHGHVTVRRRGGGHKRKYRIVDFKRNKLDVPGLVKHIEYDPNRSANIALIFYEDGEKRYILHPKGLNVGDTIMSGPNADVRIGSAMPLEFVPLGTAVHNVELKPAKGGQLARSAGASVQVVAKEGGFVTLRLPSTEMRRFRKECMATIGEVGNSDHELTVIGKAGANRWRGKRPKVRGVAMNPVDHPLGGGEGRASGGRPPVSPWGKTEGKKTRNKKKESTKYIVRGRKRGKATQ
- the rpsS gene encoding 30S ribosomal protein S19, with product MPRSLKKGPFINDKLLLKIEIMNSRNEKKVIKTWSRASTISPDFVGHTVAVHNGNKFIPVYITENMVGHKLGEFAPTRLFRGHSGRLADKRSGR